The following proteins are encoded in a genomic region of Planococcus lenghuensis:
- a CDS encoding transglycosylase domain-containing protein, whose product MKDRLTTWFTKAEESYDKFVSSRWMKGLRITSGVFWNLALLLAIFLVAGGIFAASVGAGYFASLVDETKLLTKEEMREQIFAYTQTSELFFSDEQYLGKLRTDLEREEITLDDVSQTAIDAVLATEDEYFNEHEGIVPKAVLRGLVQDLTNAPEQTGGSTLTQQLIKNQILTNEVSYERKAKEMLLAMRLEQFMNKDEIMEAYLNIIPYGRNSSGANIAGIETASQGIFGVSADELSLPQAAFIAGIPKAPFSYTPFTRAGAVKDAEGLEPGINRMKTVLFRMKETGYITEEEYNAANAYDITQDFRENEPRSFEEYPFLTFELERRATRILMDVLAEKNGVEPESLLENDKLYEEYAILAERALYSGGYRIHSTIDKETYIAMEEAKDAYEQYGYTYPAGTLDGQGNPIEDSLPVQVGSVLIENRTGRIVSFVGGRDYELENYNHATQAYRSIGSSAKPLLVYGPAVEKGLIGAGSPVVDVKFELEQPNGDVYEPTNYYGSSEQGIMPARAALASSQNLPALRLYYQMMDDNPLEYAMKAGLTSIDPEYENVPSAPLGGGIEGTVEQVANAYTTFANGGEFIDAYMVDRIEDADGNIVFEQELDPVQVFSPQTAYILTDMMRDTFTGSVGTARRAESELAFIADFAGKTGTTQESKDSWLTGFNPNVTLTTWLGYDNEYFTLDDPANNSFPHPSTRNNVLWATLMNSIYEVNPELVGGEEEAFVAPEGVVTRPFCAFSGMAPGGGCTGSLVREDLFNAEAMVPSQPDDSITSGSYTTVNGTRYAALPSTPSDFTSGGRVGVSSEFVDRMLGELGGEPGKLFPPGSPFSNVVSGAKFKADSSAPAAVTAERSGDSIRWSNSSSNDVVGYRIYTGSGSRIASIAESEENTYRLPRPGSYYVVAVDITGRTSSASNRVIVALPEPDPVPASAPEPAEPEPEPAAEEPSPPAEEPAPAEGDGAAESPPADEGDNGTAEEPAPPAEEPTPPEDDAA is encoded by the coding sequence GTGAAAGATCGATTGACGACTTGGTTTACTAAAGCCGAAGAGTCGTACGATAAATTTGTCTCTAGCCGCTGGATGAAAGGCCTCCGCATCACCTCCGGAGTTTTCTGGAATTTGGCATTGCTCTTGGCGATTTTCCTTGTTGCCGGCGGTATCTTTGCCGCATCGGTAGGCGCCGGCTACTTCGCTTCGCTTGTGGATGAAACAAAACTCCTGACGAAAGAGGAAATGCGCGAGCAGATATTCGCTTATACCCAGACATCGGAACTCTTTTTCAGCGATGAACAGTATCTGGGGAAACTGCGGACGGACTTGGAGCGTGAAGAAATTACGCTTGATGACGTATCCCAGACAGCGATCGATGCAGTTCTCGCAACAGAAGATGAATATTTTAATGAGCATGAAGGCATTGTGCCAAAAGCTGTCCTTCGGGGTCTTGTGCAGGATTTGACTAATGCACCGGAACAGACGGGCGGCTCCACATTGACACAGCAGCTCATCAAAAACCAGATTCTGACGAACGAAGTTTCCTATGAGCGGAAAGCAAAAGAAATGCTGCTCGCTATGCGGCTGGAACAATTCATGAATAAAGATGAAATCATGGAAGCTTACCTGAACATCATTCCATACGGCCGGAACTCGTCCGGCGCCAATATCGCCGGGATTGAAACTGCCTCCCAAGGCATATTCGGTGTATCAGCCGATGAACTTTCCCTGCCTCAAGCAGCCTTCATTGCCGGGATCCCGAAAGCACCTTTCAGCTACACGCCATTTACGCGCGCCGGGGCAGTAAAAGATGCAGAAGGGCTTGAACCAGGCATCAACCGGATGAAAACCGTATTGTTCCGGATGAAAGAGACAGGATATATCACAGAAGAAGAGTATAACGCAGCAAACGCATATGACATCACACAGGATTTCCGTGAGAACGAGCCTCGTTCTTTTGAGGAATATCCATTCCTGACCTTCGAATTGGAGCGCCGGGCAACACGCATTCTGATGGATGTGCTTGCAGAGAAAAACGGCGTTGAACCGGAATCCCTGCTGGAAAATGACAAGCTCTATGAAGAATATGCCATTCTTGCAGAACGGGCACTCTATTCCGGCGGTTACCGCATTCACTCCACCATTGATAAGGAAACCTATATCGCGATGGAGGAAGCAAAGGATGCCTACGAACAATATGGCTATACGTATCCGGCCGGCACACTTGATGGACAAGGCAATCCGATCGAAGATTCACTTCCCGTCCAAGTCGGCAGTGTCCTGATCGAAAACCGCACAGGACGCATTGTCAGCTTTGTCGGCGGCCGGGATTACGAGCTTGAAAATTACAATCATGCAACGCAGGCTTACCGGTCAATCGGATCCTCGGCTAAACCGCTGCTCGTTTATGGACCGGCTGTTGAAAAAGGTCTGATCGGCGCAGGAAGTCCCGTAGTCGATGTAAAGTTCGAATTGGAACAGCCCAATGGTGATGTCTATGAACCGACGAATTACTATGGCAGCAGTGAGCAAGGCATCATGCCGGCCCGGGCTGCATTAGCATCTTCCCAGAACTTGCCGGCTCTGCGGCTTTACTATCAAATGATGGATGACAACCCGCTTGAATACGCCATGAAAGCGGGATTGACCAGCATTGATCCGGAATACGAAAATGTTCCTTCCGCACCGCTTGGCGGCGGAATTGAAGGTACTGTCGAACAAGTTGCAAATGCTTATACTACGTTTGCTAATGGCGGTGAATTCATCGATGCCTATATGGTTGACCGAATTGAAGACGCTGATGGGAATATCGTCTTTGAACAGGAACTTGATCCTGTGCAGGTATTTTCACCGCAGACAGCATACATTCTGACCGATATGATGCGGGATACGTTCACCGGCTCCGTCGGAACTGCACGGCGGGCAGAAAGCGAATTGGCATTCATTGCTGATTTCGCCGGTAAAACCGGTACGACCCAGGAATCGAAGGACTCTTGGCTGACCGGCTTTAACCCGAATGTCACGCTGACAACCTGGCTCGGTTACGATAATGAATATTTCACATTAGATGATCCGGCCAATAATTCTTTCCCGCATCCATCCACCCGAAATAATGTATTGTGGGCAACATTGATGAATTCAATTTATGAAGTGAATCCTGAACTTGTCGGTGGTGAAGAAGAGGCATTTGTAGCGCCTGAAGGTGTCGTCACCCGCCCGTTCTGTGCATTCTCCGGAATGGCACCAGGTGGCGGCTGTACGGGGTCACTCGTTCGGGAAGACCTGTTCAATGCGGAAGCCATGGTTCCATCCCAACCGGATGACAGCATCACAAGCGGTTCTTATACAACTGTCAATGGCACCCGTTACGCCGCATTGCCATCCACGCCATCTGATTTCACTTCAGGTGGCAGAGTCGGTGTCTCTTCTGAATTCGTCGACCGGATGCTTGGAGAACTCGGCGGCGAGCCAGGCAAGCTGTTCCCGCCCGGCTCCCCATTCTCGAATGTGGTATCAGGTGCTAAATTCAAAGCGGACAGCTCTGCACCTGCAGCGGTAACTGCAGAAAGAAGCGGAGACAGCATCCGCTGGTCCAACTCTTCTTCCAATGACGTTGTTGGCTACCGGATTTACACCGGCAGCGGCAGCCGGATTGCTTCCATTGCTGAATCGGAAGAAAACACGTACCGGCTTCCGCGGCCTGGCAGCTATTATGTAGTGGCAGTGGATATTACCGGCAGAACGTCTTCGGCATCCAACCGGGTGATCGTCGCGCTGCCGGAGCCCGATCCGGTCCCTGCTTCAGCACCAGAACCTGCAGAACCGGAACCTGAACCGGCAGCTGAAGAGCCGTCTCCTCCTGCTGAAGAACCTGCTCCGGCAGAAGGAGACGGTGCAGCGGAGTCACCTCCAGCTGATGAGGGGGACAACGGTACTGCTGAAGAACCAGCTCCTCCGGCTGAAGAGCCTACTCCTCCGGAAGATGACGCAGCATAA
- the tyrS gene encoding tyrosine--tRNA ligase, with protein sequence MTNALIEDLKWRGVLYQQTDEEGLEKLLNDEKTALYCGVDPTADSMHIGHIVPLLVLRRFQLHGHQPILLVGGATGMIGDPSGRNEERQLQTTDQIDRNVAGIKKQMEQIFDFKTENGAKLVNNRDWIGKMDIIEFLRDYGKLMSVNYMLAKDTIASRLESGISFTEFSYTLIQAIDFNHLYDHHSCRIQIGGSDQWGNITSGLEVIRKTHDEETKAFGITIPLITKADGTKFGKSAGGAVWLDPEKTSPYEFYQFWINTADADVVKYLKIFTFLEREEIEALAQSVEQEPHLRKAQKALAEEMTKLIHGEEALETAIRITNALFKGDLKALSAAEMKDAFKDVQSVDLAKEDQNIVELLVHAGVSPSKRQAREDVTNGAISVNGEKIQDLDYTISANDRLEDAFAIIRRGKKKYHMVRFQ encoded by the coding sequence ATGACGAATGCATTGATCGAGGATCTGAAATGGCGGGGCGTGCTGTACCAGCAGACGGACGAGGAAGGGCTCGAGAAGCTGCTGAACGACGAAAAAACGGCCCTGTACTGCGGAGTTGACCCGACTGCAGATAGCATGCACATCGGCCATATCGTGCCGCTTTTAGTGCTGCGGCGCTTCCAGCTCCATGGCCATCAGCCGATTCTTCTGGTTGGAGGCGCCACTGGTATGATCGGCGACCCATCCGGACGGAACGAAGAACGGCAGCTGCAGACGACTGATCAGATTGATCGGAACGTCGCCGGCATTAAGAAGCAGATGGAACAGATTTTTGACTTCAAGACAGAAAATGGCGCAAAGCTTGTGAACAACCGAGATTGGATCGGCAAAATGGACATCATCGAGTTTCTGCGGGATTACGGGAAACTGATGTCGGTCAATTACATGCTGGCAAAAGACACGATCGCCTCACGGCTGGAAAGCGGCATTTCGTTCACCGAGTTCTCGTACACGCTGATCCAAGCCATCGATTTCAACCATTTATACGATCATCACAGCTGCCGGATTCAAATCGGTGGATCGGATCAATGGGGCAATATCACATCGGGACTTGAAGTGATCCGGAAAACCCATGATGAAGAAACGAAGGCGTTCGGCATCACCATTCCGCTTATCACAAAAGCGGATGGGACGAAGTTCGGCAAGAGTGCCGGCGGGGCTGTCTGGCTGGATCCCGAAAAAACCTCACCGTATGAGTTTTACCAATTCTGGATCAATACCGCAGATGCCGATGTAGTCAAGTACCTGAAGATTTTCACGTTCCTGGAGCGGGAAGAGATCGAAGCGCTGGCCCAATCGGTGGAGCAGGAACCGCATCTGCGGAAAGCGCAAAAAGCACTTGCCGAGGAAATGACGAAACTGATTCACGGGGAAGAAGCGCTCGAAACGGCCATCCGGATTACGAACGCGTTATTTAAAGGAGACTTGAAGGCGTTGTCGGCTGCTGAAATGAAAGACGCATTCAAAGACGTGCAGTCTGTTGATCTGGCGAAAGAAGATCAGAATATCGTGGAATTGCTCGTCCACGCCGGGGTCTCCCCGTCCAAACGCCAGGCCCGGGAAGATGTCACGAACGGTGCGATTTCCGTAAACGGTGAGAAAATTCAGGATCTGGATTACACAATCAGTGCCAATGATCGATTGGAAGATGCGTTTGCTATCATCCGCCGCGGGAAGAAAAAGTATCACATGGTGCGGTTTCAATAA